The DNA sequence CAAGTTATAGTCAAATCCGAGGTTCAGAGGCTGGAACACTAGGATCCAATGACGTTGCAGAGAAAACAAATTCAGCTCAATTGACGGACGACATCGAATCAACAGTTTCGAGCGTCATATTAACGCAAGATGATAAACATATTCTCTTAACTGTCAAATCGACTACCTATGATGGGAAGACTAATCCTAATCAGCAGGTGTTCATCTTCCCAGCTGATGCCTTTGAGGTGGACGGTTCTAACAATGGACTAACTTCATCTGTGGCTTATTTTCCTATCCACGCCAGCATTTCTTCTCACATCAAAGTACCATTGGGTGTTTTACCAGGATTAAGGTTTATTTTTCTGGATGATGACCTCTGGCTTTGCGGCTACCATCTTGGATCGACGTCCCAGAATGAGATAGTAGAGTCTTATGATCGATTCTATTTTATTCCACGGGATTGGATAGGGAGTACCAGCCTTGATAATTGTTGCCTGACAGAGGATGGGACGCTGTGTTGGCCCAAAGACGATCATGTTGTACTGATTGTCAGCAACCTTGATGAACCAAGGGTAAATTATCTATATCGATAGCAGCACCTCTTCAAGCGTAGATGGGAGCTTCTACACACAGACGATGCTGGATAACATGAAGTTGGCAATTATTTAGAGCTCCAAATTCGGCTAGTATATGCGAATTCTAAGATACCCTCGTAATATTATGATCTTCTAAAAGCAGTGCGTAGCTTAGCGAATGTTAAATAGCCAACACAAAGAGTTCTTTTGTAAAAATTTGCAATCGCTTCTGGCATTTCATTCGCTGTTCAATGCATGTTGGACGTATATAATGACTAAAATATACATGTCAATCCCTGTAATTATTTGGCTACCCCGCAAGCTGTAGGGTGCATGTATTGTGCTCAGACCAGGTACTCGCGTTCAATCTCGACTCTTTTTATGAGGAGAGCTCTCGCAAATTCTTGCCATGGGGATACGCTGTTCTTCTACTCCCCTAGAGAATATGGCTACAGAAATCTCTTCTGGTGAAAAGTCTTCGACTTCAACTCACGATGATAAAATAGTACCCATTAGCAACGAGGAGTCGTTACCGACAAGTATACAACCGGCGTACACCGTTTTCTCCAAAGCCCAGCTGAGGCAGCTGCAACTACTTCTTGGTATCGCAACAATCACGTCTCCTCTGACGGCCACGATATATTTCCCTCTATTACCGCTTTTACGCGACCAGTTTCATACCTCTGCGCAAGCCATCAATTTGACTTTGACGCTCTACATCATCTTTCAGGCAATCTCGCCTGTTTTCTTTGGGCCGTTGTCGGATTTGTATGGCCGAAGGCCCTTCTTTCTATTTACACTTGGGCTCTACGTTGTGGGAAATATTGGACTTGCAGCCAATAAAGATAATTACACTGTTCTTCTAGTATTACGAGCAATACAGAGCTTGGGCGCAAGTGCTGCCTACGCCATCAGCTTTGGCGTCGTTGCGGATGTCTGCGAGTCGAAAGAGAGAGGACGCATGCTGGGGCCTATCAGTATGGCTCTCAACCTTGGGGCATGCGTTGGACCCGTAGTTGGCGGCGTCGTGGCCTATACGAGCGGCAGCTACGTGTGGGTGTTTTGGTCTCTCGTCATCATAGGTTTGGTACTCTTCTGTGGCGTGGGACTTTTGCTCCCAGAAACAGCCAGAAGTTTAGTTGGCAATGGAAGCGATTCTTCACGGTACCGTTGGTGGCAGCTCAGCTGGCTGGGCCTTGTTAGACATCGATTAAAAACATCACCGGCGAATAGTCAGTTGGAAGCAACCGCTACAGCCATCGAAGCACCAAAGACGGTCATCCGGGCTTATGGGCTTGGCAATCTTTTTGCTTGTCTTCGCATCATCTTTTATCGGGACACGTTTCTGGCTCTCTGGATTCATGGGTCTTTCTACACCGTGGACTATTCGTTTGTTGCTGCCGTTCCCGATATATTTCAAGATATTTATGGCTTCAATGACTTGGAACTTGGATTTGCATATCTTCCAAGGGGAGTTGGAATCATTATTGGGAGCTATTGCACAgggaagatgatggatgcgAACTACCGTGCAATTACGCGAGCCACGGGTCGAACTGATGACCGTGTGACGGGTGACGATCTGCTGAATTTTCCCATTGAGCTCGCCAGAACGCGCTTTAGCTTTCAtctcttggccatctcgaCAGCGACAATAATTGGATATGGTTGGGCCGTCGACCGTGGTGCTCCAGTTGCTGTGCCGCTGATTCTCCAATTCATTCAGGGCTTCTGGGGAACCGCGTTTTACACCATGTatgcagctcttcttgtcgACGGATTCCCAGAGAGCCCCAGCACTGCGGCTGCATCTACAAGCCTCATTCGATGCGCCATGGCCGCGGCTGGAGTGGCAGTACTTCAGCCGTTGCTCACAGCAGCTGGTCGAGGATGGTATTTCACTACTTTGGGGCTGTGGAGCGGTGGATTTGGAGTCTTGGCTGTGATGTTGCTGCGGTGGAGGGGGATGAAGTGGCGTCGGTCGAGAAGTGGAATTAGTTCTGACAATCAGTGAGTAAAAGATGGGATACAGGTTGGACACTCGTGTACAGAAAGCAATGTTCATCGCTTTGCAACTTACCAATTGCATGgccaatctcatcatcagGGATCAAGTATGCTGTCGCGAGCTCaaatggagctggagcgaTTCATTGGTGCAGTTCAAAACAGTAGATGTCCAATTCATATGGTAAATCGATCTATCGTTGGCCAAATCCAACGTCGCGGGGGTGGAATGCGGCGCCGTGCAATGGACCTACCCAAGTGTCTTAGATATAGAGCATAGAGCGCGATGCCACAGTACTGCATGGAGTCAGTCCAAGCTCATCACCCTAAGCAGTCTAAATCAACCTTTCAAGTCGCCGTGGGAGGAGTCTTGAACAAAACGCCGTAGCTTGAGATTCATCGCTAGTCATATCAATTACAGCAACGACTTGGATTTTCTCTTGTAGTTTCCAAGAATCACAAGAGGTGTCAAATGCTAAGTGTTATGTAAGACTTGATTAGATCTTCGCTCCTTGCAGCGAATTAGCTGTCCTAAAGACTGAAGGATGGAATTTTGGTGGTTCCTGATTTATAAGCTAGACATATGCAATTGACATCAACTGACCATACATTTGGATAATGCGTGTACCTCAAGGTCAACTAAATAAACTAAGAATCCTATTTTCCCAGAGACTATCGCTTGCCCTTCTTGCATTCAAAGGATTGCAACCCGGCACTGAGCGGTGGAGACTTGGAAGCACTAGTAGGGTCTTGGGCGTGAGTTAGCCGCTCTTATGGTTGAGAGTTGTTAATAAGGTGAGTCATCGGCCAAATGATTCCACATACGACTTGACGCTGTAGACATACCTTGAATAAACATCAATTGCTCAATTCAAGCAATTTAATCCTTGTACTATCACAGAAAGCACAGATTATGCCCAAAATCATATGATTCGAATCTATAATAGAGACTAGAGGTAACGCCGAGTTTAATTAAATCTGCCAAGTGACTTGGTCCAATTTGGAATCCTCTTGGGCGTGTCCCGCAATATTCTGTTCCTCGTCACATTAttccctccatctctcttccaTAAATTGCAACCCATTTGGCTGCTGTATGGCTTCAGTCACCACAACTCAGCTCACCAATAACTCTACAAGGCTTGATAATTGACAGAACCATTGCCCCCAAAATGACCTCTCCAGCCCTTCCGTCGAACTGCGATCTCGTCAATATCGGCACTCACTCTCTAGCCCTCTACACTCACGGTCCAGAAACGGGCAGTACCAAAGATCCCGTCGTAATCTTTGTCTCGGGCGTAGCAAGCGATGCCCTTAATTGGCAAGCTGTGGTGAGGCTGCTTCCGCCCTCGCTGCGAATTTATACCTACGACCGATCAGGCTATCGCAACTCGCAGTCGTCACCGCTCGAACCCTCAGCCGAAAACGTTGCTCTAGAGCTATCTCTTCTGATTGAAAAGGCTCCCATTACGAAGCCACTGATTATTGTGGGCCACTCTTGGGCAGGCGTTCTTATTCACGAGTTCATCGCCCTGAAAGGAACTAGCCAAATCGCTGGTCTAGTGCTTGTTGACGCCAATCACGAAACTGCGCCTCTCGTTATCAATGTAGATGATCCAATTCTATGGAACGCTATAGCTGCAGATGTTGAGGTTTATTCTGCTTGGGGGGTCGAGGCGAAACATAAGTTGACACAAGAAGAGTGGGATGCATTTAGAGCTGCAGAATCTACTGTAAAGTACAAATTGATTGCACAGAAGGAGGATGTGGAACAATATCTGCCAAGTTTTGAGACACttcgaaagaagaaactggGTGAAAGACAGCCACTACTTAAGGATAAACCAGTTTTTGTGATTGGGGGCACACGAAGCAGAGACTGGAACGGATTATACAAGGCGGGCGTTGCGAAAGGGAATGGAAccgaggaagagaggagCTACGTTAGAGAGATGATTAGGACAGTCGATGAGAAAAGCAAGGGTCTCATGGAAAAGTTTCTAGAACTCTCTACCAGGAGCGAGCTTGTCTTTGCTACTGAGAGTGGTCACTTTGTCCAGATGACGCAGCCGGATATTGTTGTAGATGGAGTGAAATGGGTCCTAGATAACTTGTCAGCGTCTTCTTAGCTGCGAAGAATTTACACTTTCAACTCTAATAATCATTTGAGAATATCACAAGGTCTATGGGGAGCGGCCTATACATTTTCCTATACAAATAGGAGTTAGGTGTATGAAGCTTGTATACTGGAACCTTTGCCAGTGGCGTATTATGAAGCAATGCTACGACTATGAAGTATTGTGTTCGATTGGGCGATGGGTAAGCAAGAATATCGATTATATGCAGGTAGATAGGTCGTCATGCTATTGATACTTGTCTGGGATCATAGTGGAGTTATATCCTGCTGCATGCAGAGGCAGGCTGAGATTCTCGTTTTCGCACAAGCCCACATCTAAGCAGTCCTCGGACAATACATTGCGCGAGCAAAATAATTGATGAGATGCTTGCCCTACCAAGCAACTTGATCAGCTATGTTACAACTTGTCCGACAATCTTTGCTAGTGAAAACCTCTTCCTTCAACAACTTTCGCCAGTCAACGACAAAGTCTCCAAATGATAACTAGATCACCACAGCCAACATTTTACATAAGAAAATGGgttcatctttttttccttaaaAAAGATGTCAATCTATGGCAGCTGCATGTGACAATTGACTCTTGCCTGCGTCGCTGGCAGATCAGCTCGGATCTTTGCGCCAAGTTTCTAGAGACTTTTACAAAATGCACTCCACCAAACGTGCGTCTATATAGCGAAGGGGGATACTCCAACACTTTTCGTCGCTCAGTTCTTTCTCTTCGTAACAATTCTATTCACTTTTCTGCATTAGAAGTTTCCACACATGACTTCTTGCGCTACTCCCATCATCTACGATGCCCTTGTTGGCGGTGGCGCAACCAGGCTATCGGCTGCGCTGACTCTGGCCCGCGTTTGTCGTTCTTCCATCGTCTTCGACTGTGGAGAGTATCGCAATCACGGCGCAAAAGAGATGTACACATTTCTGTCTCGAGATGAGATCTCTCCAGAGTCGTTCCGTTCCATTGCACGACAGCAGATTGAAGAGAAATATTTGAGCCAAGTCTCGTTCAAGGCTGCAAAGATTGTTACAATCACCAACATTGAGATTCTTCCCGGCTACGAAGGCTTCCATCTAGGCCGCAAGGTCCCGAGAACGAAATCACAATCAAGTTTGAGAGTAGCTCTCCTGCAAAGTTAGGtatgcttcttcatctccctcGAACCAAGAGCAGAGGCCAGTCCTTAATTGATCAACTGGGGCTCGAAATGAAGGGTAAGCTACTTTGCATGAATTCATGTTCACGCTATGATATCGCGGATAATTTGCTGTCAGCTCTAGGATAGCTCGCGTTATGAAATGTCCATTCTGCCATTGTACAATCCAACGTCCTGTCATTCCATCAATAAAACAACGTCTTTAACATCCATCTTAACAATATAGATACCAGATTTGCATGGCTATCATGGTGGAAGCCCGATGGCCCTGTAATTGACAAGCTCAGAGAATAGCTGGGGCTGAAAATGTGGAGATGAAATGCTTAGCTTCAGGTACCCGAAGTAAGCCACGATTCCAGTTCGTCTTACGAAGTATTATAAAGTACCTAACCAATACGGACGAGTTGCAATACCTCTGGGTTGATAAATTGTCTGTGTCAGATGTAGCTAAAGTCAACAAATTTCTACCTTTTTGTCTCCTCCTTGTCACAACCATATAGAGAAATATTCCACGTGCATCTGGATCCCCTTTTACGCGGTGAGTCCAGCTGAGATGCGCCATCACAGCGCTAAGACTGATCCAGATAGGCAGCTGAAGCGGCTGAGCACAAACGAAACTAGCAGCTGAGGCAAAATAGAACGTGAGCAGGCACCGAGAGTGTTGCTCCTGCCTCTCTCAGATCACAGCTTACTTCAAAGACGCTGTTTGCGGATTAAAGACGTACTTCTGCATCTGTATCTCTGTCGCGGTGCAGACTCGAAGCCAGAATGTCGGACAATGGCACCTCGGCCACTGATATTGTCACCTACATTGGGGTCCCCTTAGCGGTTTTAGGGAGTATGGGCTGTGCCTTCAACGGTGGTAAGAAGTTgtggtacatgtagctaacAGCTAAACAGTTCTACCTATTTTATACAACACATTTGCAACTCTAGCCTCCCTTTCGCGCATCAAGCGAATGCTTCGGCGCAGCCGTCTGACTGCACTGACACGTAGCGATGTTGTGAATCGCGTCATCGAGATTGAGCTGCCCCGTTATGCTGTGATGCCCTTGGAT is a window from the Trichoderma atroviride chromosome 5, complete sequence genome containing:
- a CDS encoding uncharacterized protein (EggNog:ENOG41~TransMembrane:10 (i50-69o81-102i114-132o144-165i177-198o204-224i392-410o422-446i458-476o482-505i)), translating into MATEISSGEKSSTSTHDDKIVPISNEESLPTSIQPAYTVFSKAQLRQLQLLLGIATITSPLTATIYFPLLPLLRDQFHTSAQAINLTLTLYIIFQAISPVFFGPLSDLYGRRPFFLFTLGLYVVGNIGLAANKDNYTVLLVLRAIQSLGASAAYAISFGVVADVCESKERGRMLGPISMALNLGACVGPVVGGVVAYTSGSYVWVFWSLVIIGLVLFCGVGLLLPETARSLVGNGSDSSRYRWWQLSWLGLVRHRLKTSPANSQLEATATAIEAPKTVIRAYGLGNLFACLRIIFYRDTFLALWIHGSFYTVDYSFVAAVPDIFQDIYGFNDLELGFAYLPRGVGIIIGSYCTGKMMDANYRAITRATGRTDDRVTGDDLLNFPIELARTRFSFHLLAISTATIIGYGWAVDRGAPVAVPLILQFIQGFWGTAFYTMYAALLVDGFPESPSTAAASTSLIRCAMAAAGVAVLQPLLTAAGRGWYFTTLGLWSGGFGVLAVMLLRWRGMKWRRSRSGISSDNQ
- a CDS encoding uncharacterized protein (EggNog:ENOG41), with amino-acid sequence MTSPALPSNCDLVNIGTHSLALYTHGPETGSTKDPVVIFVSGVASDALNWQAVVRLLPPSLRIYTYDRSGYRNSQSSPLEPSAENVALELSLLIEKAPITKPLIIVGHSWAGVLIHEFIALKGTSQIAGLVLVDANHETAPLVINVDDPILWNAIAADVEVYSAWGVEAKHKLTQEEWDAFRAAESTVKYKLIAQKEDVEQYLPSFETLRKKKLGERQPLLKDKPVFVIGGTRSRDWNGLYKAGVAKGNGTEEERSYVREMIRTVDEKSKGLMEKFLELSTRSELVFATESGHFVQMTQPDIVVDGVKWVLDNLSASS